In Triticum aestivum cultivar Chinese Spring chromosome 5B, IWGSC CS RefSeq v2.1, whole genome shotgun sequence, the following proteins share a genomic window:
- the LOC123110619 gene encoding uncharacterized protein yields the protein MECEINSALFPCQMQKNNGDDRISTLPSDILVNILDRLDVREAVRTSILSRRWSQLSCKLSRLIINAQPDGVSSSNISDGDLVRINAAVVEATKSLLTRRYPGEDTISLLSTTFYLRGDAPISIGHAVGSAMMTHKIEEAEFTVLTVKNRLYCTLDDVLNYGTQFVSFFNECLNAFTGLTRLYMENLRFAESDFVSNIFVTCKRLKYLGFLNCDTKKHLTLQVKHAQLSELSMVNCRFYKVELKWLPRLTRTTFTCWMAFEELPLSFGHVPLLEFLNLTNIGLSRNKMVMLSTLLCETHIQELQLGFKCEKIWVQPECLSERLASAFHRLRIVSLVSIPEGSDLTWTIFILEAAPSLEELYMSVIDHPCEMIMDKKRRTELLLCEKKGVEWESPRSNFKHRRLAKLIIFCFVNCMVSYVRRVMKAAVNLKDVYLYDRLACSKCEHMAIFKPGRLPRAKKKLNAMKKLLTQGIESAPRIHLLTDCEMEADHAARVKDFLCS from the exons ATGGAG TGCGAAATCAACTCTGCTTTGTTCCCATGCCAAATGCAAAAAAACAACGGAGATGATAGAATCAGCACCTTGCCCAGTGACATTCTGGTCAACATTCTTGACCGACTTGATGTCCGTGAAGCTGTGAGAACCAGTATCCTCTCCAGACGGTGGAGTCAGCTCTCTTGCAAGCTCTCACGACTTATCATAAATGCTCAGCCTGATGGTGTGTCTAGCTCCAACATCTCTGATGGTGACTTGGTTCGGATCAATGCAGCTGTTGTTGAAGCGACAAAGAGCTTACTGACCCGCAGATATCCAGGCGAAGACACCATCAGCCTCCTGTCTACCACGTTCTACTTGAGAGGTGATGCCCCCATATCCATTGGACATGCTGTTGGCAGCGCCATGATGACACACAAGATTGAGGAAGCTGAATTCACAGTTTTGACAGTGAAGAATCGCCTATATTGCACTCTTGATGATGTGTTGAACTATGGGACACAGTTTGTGTCATTTTTTAATGAGTGTCTGAATGCATTTACTGGTTTGACGCGCCTCTACATGGAGAATTTGAGATTTGCTGAATCTGACTTCGTCTCCAACATCTTCGTCACTTGCAAGCGATTAAAATATTTAGGTTTTCTCAATTGCGACACAAAGAAGCATTTAACACTCCAGGTCAAACACGCTCAACTAAGTGAGCTCAGTATGGTCAACTGCCGTTTTTACAAAGTCGAACTCAAGTGGCTCCCAAGACTCACTCGGACAACGTTCACATGTTGGATGGCTTTTGAAGAACTACCACTGTCATTTGGTCATGTCCCTCTGCTTGAGTTTTTGAACCTCACAAATATCGGTCTTAGTCGGAACAAAATGGTCATGTTAAGTACATTACTTTGTGAGACACACATACAAGAACTGCAATTGGGGTTTAAATGCGAAAAG ATTTGGGTTCAACCAGAGTGTCTGAGCGAAAGGCTGGCTTCTGCGTTCCACAGACTAAGGATTGTCAGTCTAGTTAGCATTCCTGAAGGGTCTGATCTTACGTGGACAATTTTCATTTTGGAAGCTGCGCCATCACTTGAAGAGTTGTACATGTCG GTAATTGATCATCCGTGTGAGATGATAATGGATAAGAAAAGGAGGACGGAACTCTTGCTTTGCGAAAAGAAGGGCGTCGAGTGGGAATCACCTAGATCAAATTTCAAGCACCGCCGCCTTGCCAAGCTCATCATCTTTTGCTTTGTAAATTGCATGGTGAGTTATGTCAGGCGTGTCATGAAAGCAGCGGTGAATCTGAAGGATGTGTACCTGTATGATAGACTGGCATGTAGCAAGTGTGAACACATGGCCATTTTTAAGCCTGGTAGGCTTCCACGGGCAAAGAAGAAGTTGAATGCGATGAAGAAGTTGTTGACCCAGGGCATCGAGTCAGCTCCCAGAATTCACCTGCTGACTGATTGTGAAATGGAAGCTGACCATGCTGCAAGGGTTAAAGACTTCTTATGTTCCTGA